Within the Mumia flava genome, the region GGCCCACCAGGGCGCGGGCGGCGTGCGGGGCGACCAGTCCGACGAACGCGACCAGCCCGATCGCCGCGACCGCGACCGCGGTGAGCAGCACCGCACAGCCCAGCAGCGCGAATCGCGCGTGGGCCGGCCGGACCCCGAGCACCCGCGGCGTGTCCTCGTCCACGGACAGCAGGTCGAGCCGCCGGTAGCCGATCATCGCCGCCGGCACGAGCACGGCGCAGCCGATCATCAGCGGCACCAGGTGCTCGTACGTGCGGCCGTAGGTGGAGCCGGACAGCCAGACCAGCGCCTTCGAGGCGCTCCACGGGTCGGTCGTCACGATCAGCAGCCGCACGATCGCCTCGGCCGCGAACGAGACGCCGACACCGACGAGGACCAGCCGGTCCGTGGCGAACCCACCACGGGCGGCGAGCCCGAACACGATCACCGCAGCGATCAGCGCGCCCACGCCGGCGGCACCGACGAGCACCCAGAACCCCGCCAGGGGCACGAACGTCACGACCAGCACCGCGCCGACGGACGCGCCGCCGGAGACGCCGATGATCGCCGGGTCGGCGAGCGGGTTGCGGGACACGCCCTGGATGATCGTGCCGGCGACCGCGAGCGCGATCCCCGCCAGGATCGCGGCGACCACCCTCGGGACCCGCGCCCCCATCACGCTGGTGACGACCGGTCCTGCCTGACCGGACAGCCAGTTGGCGACGTCGCCCAGCAGGAACATCCGGTCGCCGATCAGCACGGCTCCGACGGCGAGCCCGAGCAGCGCGACGACGAGCAGGGCGACGAGCCCGCCGGGGTGGCGGACGCCGACGCCGCGGACGTCGAGTGCGTTGCCGGCGTCGTCCAGACGCGTGGCGCGGAGCCGGAAGGCGAACCAGACGAGCACGACGGCGCCCAGCAGGGACGTGACGACTCCCGTCGGCACCTCGACGGCGCGCTGCGCACCGAAGATGGCACGGACCGCGACGTCCGCCGCGAGGACCACGACGACACCGGCCAGACCGGAGACGCCGATCAGCGCGGCGTGCCGGTGCAGGCCTCGGATCCGGGGCGCGAGCAGCCGCACCAGCGCGGGGGCCGCGAGCCCGACGAACCCGATCGGACCGGTCAGCGTGACCGCGGCCGCCGACAGCGCGACCGCGGTGAGGAGGACCTGGATCTGCGTCGTCCGGACCGGCACGCCGACGGTACGGGCGGCGTCGTCGCCCAGCGCCATCACGTCGAGCCGGCGGGCGAACAGGACGAGCACGAGCATCCCGGCCACGACCAGCGGCACCATCAGCGTGACGGCGTCGAAACCGTTCTGGCCGAGCATGCCCGCCTCCCACGCCTGCAGCCCCTGGGACTCCATCGGGTTGAGGATGATCAGCGTGGTGGCCACGGAGCGCAGCACCATCGCGACGACGGTGCCGGCCAGGACCAGGCGGACCGTTCCGTAGTCCGTGCCCGCCAGCGCGAAGACGACCGCGGCGGCGGCGAGTCCCCCGATGAACGCGATCGCCAGGTCACCGAAGACGACGGCCGGGATCCCGACGGTCGCGGCGAACGTCAGCGCGAGGAACGCACCCGCGTTCACGGCCAGCGTGTCGGGAGAGGCCAGGATGTTGCGGGAGATCGACTGGAGCACGCAGCCGGCCGCGCCGAGGGCGACGCCGACGAGGACGCCCGCCGCGACCCGCGGCAGCCGCGAGTCGACGATCACGGCCGCCGCCTGCGCGTCGGCGGACCCGGACAGCCATGCCCACAGCTCGGTCACGCCGACGGTCGCGGTGCCCTGGACGACGTCGATCGCCGCGAGGACGACGATCGCCGCGAGCAGACCCGCGACGAGGAGGACGAGCCCCACCGGGCCGCCGCGCCGACCGTCGGCAGGCACGCCTGCGGGCGGTACGGTCGGCTGCGCGGTGAGGCTCATCGTCGTTGCGTTCCTTCGTCGGATCGGGCCGTGTCGAGCTCAGCTGGGCCGGGTCAGGAGACCGTGTCGACCGCGGCCTCGACGAGTCGGGTCATCGAGGCCGGGCCGCCGAACATCCAGATGCCGTCCGGGAACCGCGTCACCTGACCGGCCTCGAC harbors:
- a CDS encoding iron ABC transporter permease translates to MSLTAQPTVPPAGVPADGRRGGPVGLVLLVAGLLAAIVVLAAIDVVQGTATVGVTELWAWLSGSADAQAAAVIVDSRLPRVAAGVLVGVALGAAGCVLQSISRNILASPDTLAVNAGAFLALTFAATVGIPAVVFGDLAIAFIGGLAAAAVVFALAGTDYGTVRLVLAGTVVAMVLRSVATTLIILNPMESQGLQAWEAGMLGQNGFDAVTLMVPLVVAGMLVLVLFARRLDVMALGDDAARTVGVPVRTTQIQVLLTAVALSAAAVTLTGPIGFVGLAAPALVRLLAPRIRGLHRHAALIGVSGLAGVVVVLAADVAVRAIFGAQRAVEVPTGVVTSLLGAVVLVWFAFRLRATRLDDAGNALDVRGVGVRHPGGLVALLVVALLGLAVGAVLIGDRMFLLGDVANWLSGQAGPVVTSVMGARVPRVVAAILAGIALAVAGTIIQGVSRNPLADPAIIGVSGGASVGAVLVVTFVPLAGFWVLVGAAGVGALIAAVIVFGLAARGGFATDRLVLVGVGVSFAAEAIVRLLIVTTDPWSASKALVWLSGSTYGRTYEHLVPLMIGCAVLVPAAMIGYRRLDLLSVDEDTPRVLGVRPAHARFALLGCAVLLTAVAVAAIGLVAFVGLVAPHAARALVGRRHRWVIPTAALLGACLLVLADTLGRTIAAPTQLSASLLTALVGAPYFFYLLHRSRRPVR